The proteins below come from a single Candidatus Izemoplasmatales bacterium genomic window:
- a CDS encoding carbohydrate ABC transporter permease, with translation MTTNRKAKFRRLMLGRRGNDGLLFKIVMYVLLVGISFIFLYPLLSMLSMSVMSLEDLIDATIAWIPRNLTLANYATAFSWMNFGEALKASLQVSVYPTLATVVSSALIGYGFAHFRFFGRKALMALMVAMFLIPSVLTYIPTTVLYNDLSVFGIPLNLTESIRAFTIPAMLGNGIRQTIFILIFYQFFRIIPSELYEAAAVDGSGVVRTFLTIAVPMAAPAFLICGLYSFVWYWNETALARAYFGNTYTTLPMALEAYINTYRSLYAQGQVNLDSVSSTYNLGVQYAMTLITIVPLLVVYLFLQKWFVEGVDRSGIAGN, from the coding sequence ATGACAACCAACCGCAAGGCGAAGTTCCGCCGGCTGATGCTCGGCCGGCGCGGCAACGACGGCCTCCTCTTCAAGATCGTCATGTACGTCCTGCTCGTCGGCATCAGCTTCATCTTCCTGTATCCGCTCCTGTCGATGCTGTCGATGTCGGTGATGTCGCTCGAGGACCTGATCGACGCGACGATCGCCTGGATCCCCCGCAACCTCACCCTCGCCAACTACGCGACGGCGTTCTCCTGGATGAACTTCGGCGAGGCGCTCAAGGCGTCGCTTCAGGTCTCGGTCTACCCGACGCTTGCGACCGTCGTCTCCTCGGCGCTCATCGGCTACGGCTTCGCCCACTTCCGGTTCTTCGGGAGAAAGGCGCTGATGGCGCTGATGGTGGCGATGTTCCTGATCCCCTCGGTCCTCACCTACATCCCGACGACGGTCCTCTACAACGACCTCTCCGTCTTCGGGATCCCGCTGAACCTGACCGAGTCGATCCGCGCCTTCACGATCCCGGCGATGCTCGGCAACGGCATCCGCCAGACGATCTTCATCCTCATCTTCTACCAGTTCTTCCGCATCATCCCGAGCGAACTCTACGAGGCGGCGGCGGTGGACGGATCCGGCGTGGTCCGGACCTTCCTCACGATCGCGGTCCCGATGGCGGCGCCGGCGTTCCTGATCTGCGGGCTGTACTCGTTCGTCTGGTACTGGAACGAGACGGCACTCGCCCGCGCCTACTTCGGGAACACCTACACGACGCTCCCGATGGCGCTCGAAGCCTACATCAACACCTACCGCTCGCTGTACGCGCAGGGCCAGGTCAACCTCGACTCGGTCTCCTCGACGTACAACCTCGGCGTGCAATACGCGATGACCCTGATCACGATCGTCCCGCTTCTCGTCGTCTACCTCTTCCTGCAGAAGTGGTTCGTCGAGGGCGTCGACCGTTCGGGCATCGCCGGCAACTGA
- a CDS encoding sugar ABC transporter permease — translation MKRLLRKLYDTVLAKPVAGLKTLIGKASRALTSKVVEPLRVWRIRTVDPVLAKVGRALGLPTVARFLRRIPQKWKNMLYGYLFVMPWLFGLGLIGIPLLSKSIRMALSEKYYFITGVGWQISGEWYEFTQFKRIFADQPWHLEQIVGTFQDVALVVPLVVVFALILALMLNQRIKGRAVFRTIFFIPVILLSGNMLSNFSNSGLLTVPAIANGTISRLLAEYFPEFFATIVTTAFTKIVLILWLSGVQILIFLAGLQKMDRSTYEAAEIDGASMWETFWKITLPALIPLMYINVIYTTVIYANLSNNAIVQIITTRSSEQGSLSGTLVDQINFGRAYSAALSWILFAIELTVIGAYAGIIRLASKRYE, via the coding sequence GTGAAGCGGCTTCTTCGGAAGTTGTACGACACCGTCCTCGCCAAGCCGGTCGCGGGTCTGAAGACCCTCATCGGAAAGGCGTCGCGGGCGCTCACGTCCAAGGTCGTCGAACCGCTGCGGGTGTGGCGGATCCGGACCGTCGACCCCGTCCTCGCGAAGGTCGGACGCGCCCTCGGGCTGCCCACCGTCGCCCGCTTCCTGCGGCGGATCCCGCAGAAGTGGAAGAACATGCTCTACGGATACCTGTTCGTGATGCCCTGGCTCTTCGGCCTTGGGTTGATCGGGATCCCGCTGCTCTCCAAGTCGATCCGGATGGCGCTCTCGGAGAAGTACTACTTCATCACCGGGGTCGGCTGGCAGATTTCCGGCGAATGGTACGAGTTCACCCAGTTCAAACGCATCTTCGCCGACCAGCCGTGGCATCTCGAACAGATCGTCGGCACCTTCCAGGACGTCGCCCTCGTGGTGCCCCTGGTGGTCGTCTTCGCCCTCATCCTCGCGCTCATGCTCAACCAGCGGATCAAGGGACGCGCCGTCTTCCGGACGATCTTCTTCATCCCCGTGATCCTGCTTTCCGGCAACATGCTCTCGAACTTCTCGAACAGCGGCCTGCTCACGGTCCCGGCGATCGCGAACGGCACGATCTCGCGGCTCCTCGCCGAGTACTTCCCGGAATTCTTCGCGACGATCGTGACGACCGCCTTCACCAAGATCGTCCTGATCCTCTGGCTCTCCGGGGTGCAGATCCTGATCTTCCTCGCCGGCCTGCAGAAGATGGACCGCTCGACCTACGAAGCCGCCGAGATCGACGGCGCCTCGATGTGGGAGACGTTCTGGAAGATCACCCTGCCGGCGCTGATCCCGCTCATGTACATCAACGTGATCTACACCACCGTGATCTACGCCAACCTGTCGAACAACGCGATCGTGCAGATCATCACGACGCGGTCGTCGGAACAGGGATCGCTCTCGGGGACGCTCGTCGACCAGATCAACTTCGGCCGCGCGTACTCGGCGGCGCTCTCGTGGATCCTGTTCGCGATCGAACTCACCGTCATCGGCGCCTATGCCGGCATCATCCGGCTGGCGTCGAAGCGGTACGAATAG
- a CDS encoding DUF5696 domain-containing protein, protein MIRKKLVLAALVVVFSAAFMVPVLSALRDGRTGISIEASYALSTGSNFFGKVEDTTPAPVPDDVAATLVTKQYALVATVGDLSLYVRERFFQIAVYDAAADYLWYSVYPEYLSLGYSGASRFFIESGVVIEYYNMDNIQQEDSKSYLSGSKYNVGITYDYETVADGVLAHLDFADLAIKFDVVVRLDEGRLVVSMPRDSIVEEQIEEPFLNLDGSTGIRIVENKLKAVYLFPYFGANNYQINGYAFVPDGSGALLRYTDQRSATAYVERIYGVDEGIGQSETTAASWYLNEELTATLPVYGINHGYRQAAFLAVVTAGSGTTEIHSYPYGYMTYTINTTFFKFIVRERYTIQTSSNASDSFQLINKDPYPSDFTVEYRFLAGEDASYAGMAKSYRDFLGIVPDGAAGRAATLIQAIGLDYKRGLFGKDYVAATTYADLDRIVTELGDAGVDLDVAYLGWNAGGFYDNVGATPRASTLLGGTVAWKDLVAGLAASGTGLYAYADPLVAFSAALGDGVVKKITLTNFATDAMVTSLFPGVWFRSPAAVAESILDVAARYERLGVGAFALDTVGEELFSYREDGVDRYREQTLAILTAELAELDAYDLALYRPNGYLWNLIDAYLLAPIESNKYAYVTDSVPFVSLVLHGAADLYSPYVNYVSDDAVFALRLIEYGIMPSFLITAEPTHRLRYTNSAYVYTSHYDLWKDTIAAMHAEVGGVLGTVAGETMTYHRYVADGVAETTYGNGVRIYVNYGETDFNAGGTTVPAGSARAVRP, encoded by the coding sequence GTGATTAGGAAGAAACTGGTCCTCGCCGCGCTCGTCGTCGTCTTCTCGGCGGCCTTCATGGTCCCCGTCCTCTCCGCCCTCCGGGACGGCCGCACCGGCATCTCGATCGAGGCCTCCTACGCGCTCTCGACAGGCTCGAACTTCTTCGGCAAAGTCGAGGACACGACCCCCGCACCGGTCCCCGACGACGTCGCCGCGACGCTCGTGACGAAGCAGTACGCCCTCGTCGCGACCGTCGGCGACCTCTCCCTCTACGTCCGCGAACGCTTCTTCCAGATCGCCGTGTACGATGCGGCGGCGGACTACCTCTGGTACTCCGTCTATCCCGAGTACCTGTCGCTCGGCTACTCGGGCGCGTCCCGCTTCTTCATCGAATCGGGCGTCGTGATCGAATACTACAACATGGACAATATCCAGCAGGAGGATTCGAAATCCTACCTCTCCGGATCGAAGTACAACGTCGGGATCACCTACGACTACGAGACCGTCGCGGACGGCGTGCTCGCGCACCTCGACTTCGCCGACCTGGCGATCAAGTTCGACGTCGTCGTCCGGCTCGACGAAGGCCGGCTCGTCGTCTCGATGCCGCGCGACTCGATCGTCGAGGAGCAGATCGAGGAACCCTTCCTCAATCTCGACGGATCGACCGGCATCCGGATCGTCGAGAACAAGCTGAAGGCGGTCTACCTCTTCCCGTACTTCGGCGCGAACAACTACCAGATCAACGGCTACGCCTTCGTCCCGGACGGTTCGGGGGCGCTCCTCCGCTACACCGACCAGCGGTCCGCGACCGCCTACGTCGAACGCATCTACGGCGTCGACGAGGGCATCGGCCAGTCCGAGACCACGGCCGCCTCATGGTATCTGAACGAGGAGCTGACCGCGACCCTCCCGGTCTACGGGATCAACCACGGCTACCGCCAGGCGGCCTTCCTCGCGGTCGTCACGGCCGGATCGGGGACGACGGAGATCCACTCCTATCCCTACGGCTACATGACCTACACGATCAACACCACCTTCTTCAAGTTCATCGTGCGCGAACGCTACACGATCCAGACGTCCTCGAACGCCTCCGACTCCTTCCAACTCATCAACAAGGATCCGTACCCCTCCGACTTCACGGTCGAGTACCGCTTCCTGGCGGGCGAGGACGCCTCCTACGCCGGCATGGCCAAATCCTACCGCGACTTCCTCGGGATCGTTCCCGACGGCGCGGCCGGACGGGCGGCGACGCTGATCCAGGCGATCGGACTCGATTACAAGCGCGGTCTCTTCGGAAAGGACTACGTCGCCGCGACGACCTACGCCGACCTCGACCGGATCGTCACCGAACTCGGGGACGCGGGCGTCGACCTCGACGTCGCCTACCTCGGCTGGAACGCCGGCGGCTTCTACGACAACGTCGGCGCGACGCCGCGGGCCTCGACGCTCCTCGGCGGCACCGTCGCCTGGAAGGACCTGGTCGCGGGACTGGCCGCCTCCGGAACCGGTCTCTACGCCTACGCCGACCCGCTCGTCGCCTTCTCGGCGGCGCTCGGCGACGGCGTCGTGAAGAAGATCACCCTGACCAACTTCGCCACCGACGCGATGGTCACCTCGCTCTTCCCGGGCGTCTGGTTCCGAAGCCCCGCGGCCGTCGCGGAGTCGATCCTCGACGTTGCCGCCCGGTACGAACGCCTCGGCGTCGGCGCCTTCGCGCTCGACACCGTCGGCGAGGAACTCTTCAGCTACCGCGAGGACGGCGTCGACCGTTACCGCGAACAGACGCTGGCGATCCTCACGGCCGAACTGGCGGAACTGGACGCATACGACCTCGCGCTCTACCGTCCGAACGGATATCTCTGGAACCTGATCGACGCCTATCTCCTCGCGCCGATCGAGTCGAACAAGTACGCCTACGTGACCGACTCGGTGCCGTTCGTCTCGCTCGTCCTGCACGGCGCGGCCGACCTCTACTCGCCGTACGTGAACTACGTCTCCGACGATGCCGTGTTCGCCCTCCGGCTGATCGAGTACGGCATCATGCCTTCCTTCCTGATCACCGCCGAGCCGACGCATCGGCTCCGCTACACCAACTCCGCCTACGTCTACACCTCGCACTACGACCTCTGGAAGGACACGATCGCGGCGATGCACGCCGAGGTCGGAGGCGTCCTCGGGACCGTCGCCGGCGAGACGATGACCTACCACCGCTACGTCGCCGACGGCGTCGCCGAGACGACCTACGGAAACGGCGTCCGGATCTACGTGAACTACGGCGAGACCGACTTCAACGCCGGCGGGACCACGGTCCCGGCCGGATCCGCCCGGGCGGTGAGACCGTGA